The genomic segment CGGCAGCCGGGAGCAGCGCGCTGGCGCTGTTCGTGCTCGCCTCGGCGATCATCATCTCCTTCTACGGCGGAGGCTTCGCGACGATCCCCGCCTACCTCAAGGACCTGTTCGGCGGCGCTCAGGTCGGAGCGATCCACGGCCGGCTTCTCACCGCTTGGTCGGCCGCCGGGGTCGCCGGCCCGCTGATCGTCAACCTCGTCGTCGACTCGCAGGAGGCGGCGGGGGCGAAGGGCGCCGACCTCTACCAACTCTCGCTCTACATCATGGTCGGCGTCCTGATCGTCGGTTTCATCGCCAACTTGATGGTTCGACCGGTCAAGGAGCGCTTCTGGATGGAGCGTGCCAAAGACGAACGCGGGTCCGAGTCCGAGTCCGACGAGTCGAAGGGCCAGCCGCGCGTCGGCCGCCCGCAGGAGGCGTGATGAGTACGAACGACGAAGCCGCGAGCGGCTCGCAGAGTCAGCTCCTCACCGGGCCGGGTCCGGCGATCGCGCTCTGGATCATCGTCGTGCTCGCGCTCGGCTACGGCGTGGTGAAGACGGTCGAAACCGCTCTGGCGCTGTTCACGGCCTGAGCGCGGTCCCGCCGACGCTTCCTGCCGGCTCGAACCGAACCCTTTGGTCGACGTGCCGCCGGCGGGGAGGGAAACCTCCGGGGATGGAGCTAGGCGGGCTCGAACCGCCGACCTCCTGATTGCGAAGCGGGACCGCTTCTGCGCAAGAGGGAGGCGGCTCGGCTCTAGCAAGCCGAATCCGGATAGGTAGTTCGCGCGGCGCCCGAAACCGATGGCGGTGGATGCATGCGGATGTTCTCGGATTTGGGCAGCAGAACGGAGCCGGTGCCCAAAGTTGTTCCGCTAGGAGAACTAGGGGCTCTAGGGCTTGCGGCGGTACTTTCGCAGTAGGGCGCGCAGGGTCGAGCCGTTGCGGTAGCCGATGTCCAGCGCGATTTGATCGATCGACTGTTCGGTCGTGGCGAGCAAGTGCTCGGCGCGCTCGGCGCGTATTCGTTGGATGAGCTCCAGCGGGGTCATGTTCGCGGTCGCTCGTACGCGACGCTCGAGCGTCCGGGGAGTGGTGGCGAGCGCGCGAGCGACGGTGGTGATCGGGAGTGGGGCCGCGAGATTGGCGCGGACGTGCCGCTCGAACAGGCGCACGAGCTGATCGTCGTGACTCACGTGGTCGAGAGGGACGTACATGCTCTGCGTCGCGCGCTCGTCGATCAGCAGATGACGCGCGACGCGGTCGGCGAGCTCGACGGATATGCCGCGGACGAGCGTCAGCGCGAGGTCGATGTGGGCGAACGCGGCACCCGCGGTGAGCACCTCCTCGTCCTTCACGACCATGCGGTCCGGGTCGAGCTCGGTGTCCGGGTAGCGGCGGGCAAATAGGGAGTGCAGCCACCACGAAGTCGTCGCACGACGCCCGCTCAACAGGCCCGCTTCGGCTAGGACGAACGTCCCGGTGCACGCTGCGGCAACCTGCCCGCCACTGCGGTCGAGATCGGTGAGCGCGCTCGCCATGCGGCTCGTGGTCGGCGCGTCGAGCGCGTCGACCATGCCGGACTCATCGAGCGCTCCGAGCGCGGGGACCACGACGACATCAGCGCCGGCAAGCTCATCGAGGCGGGCCGTTGTCGGGATCGC from the Thermoleophilia bacterium SCSIO 60948 genome contains:
- a CDS encoding helix-turn-helix domain-containing protein, coding for MLFAILVADGVFASGFTLLHDTLNVAEVLRRAHDRAVPEIRVATVAEQPLVRTGSGLAIPTTARLDELAGADVVVVPALGALDESGMVDALDAPTTSRMASALTDLDRSGGQVAAACTGTFVLAEAGLLSGRRATTSWWLHSLFARRYPDTELDPDRMVVKDEEVLTAGAAFAHIDLALTLVRGISVELADRVARHLLIDERATQSMYVPLDHVSHDDQLVRLFERHVRANLAAPLPITTVARALATTPRTLERRVRATANMTPLELIQRIRAERAEHLLATTEQSIDQIALDIGYRNGSTLRALLRKYRRKP